CAAATGGGAATGAAATTGCTTATACGCCCTCTGAAGCACCCTGTGTCTCACCTGCACAAGTACAGGCCATCGTGGGGGAAACCTCCTCATCTCCCAGCACAGCTATAGCGACTGTCATTGGACCTTTAAATATACCAATGGTGTGTATGGTTAAACACTGATtaactggaaaataaaaaaaacgtaGAGATTGGCttctttgaatgttttattgtcatttcacaTCCCGTCATATTTTATATTAGTTTAGTTCCTTGTTGTGCAATGTTTGTAAAATTTATATGCTTCAATCTGACCACGTCTCTTCTTTTAACCTCTTAGATCAGCCACTTTGCCACATGTGCTTGTCTCAGTGATAAAACAAAATACCCATCCTTTCTCAGAACCATACCCAGCGACTACCACCAGAGCAGAGCCCTGGCTCATTTGGTCAAACACTTTGGATGGACTTGGGTCGGAGCGATTAGAACCAATGATGATTATGGCAATAATGGCATGGCTACTTTCACTGAAACGGCACAGCAGCTGGGAATCTGTCTGGAATACTCTGTTCCGTTTTACAGAACAGATTCAGAAGATAAAATTGAAAAGATAATAGGTATAATAAAATCCTCAACTTCAAAGGTAATTGTTGCCTTCCTTTCACATAAAGATATGGATGTGTTGATTCCTGAGTTATCCCAATACAACCTGACTGGATACCAGTGGGTTGGCAGTGAATCATGGATCGTTGACTCTCAAACTGCAGCAATTGATAAGCAACATATTCTGGATGGGGCTATAGGACTTTCCATCCCCAAAGCGCATGTCACCGGCCTGAAAGAGTTCATGTTGGATGTAAAGCCTCTAAATGTATCAGGCAGTGAAATGTTCACAGAGTTCTGGGAGACATTATTCAACTGCAGGCTTAAGCAGTCAGAGTCATCAGCAGGAGCTGACAGAGAGTGTACCGGACATGAAGATCTGACTGGAGTTCAAAACAGCTTCACTGATATGTCTCTGATGCCCATTTTCAACAATGTCTATAAAGGAGTGTATGCTGTGGCTCATGCACTTCATAAAATACTCAGCTGTAAAAAGACATGTAACAACACAGTGAAACTAGAGCCATTCACGGTGAGATTTGCAATGCATTCCTTTAAATCAACTATGAGCAGCATCTTTGCTTAAACCTTCAAGAATTCATCACTGTGGATTCACATGTTCTTGAActtcatgctttgtttttttcttcttcagatttTACAGCAAATAAGGAAGACCAATTTCAAAACAAAGGAAGGAGATGAAGTTTACTTTAATGTGAATGGAGATCCGCCTGCAAAGTATGAAATTGTTAACTGGCAACCAAGAGAAAATAATATTGTGGACTTTGTTCAAGTTGGTCTTTATGACACAACTGTACCTGCTGGCAAACAGCTAAACTGGCAAAACAAATCTTTAATTTGGGCACAAAACTCCCTTGAGGTGATCTGCTACATACTTATGAGTAATAATGTTTACTGCATGGTTGACACAGATATTAATTAATTCTGTTTTGAGGCATCTAAATGGATgttaaagtaaagtaaaaacaTCACACTATTGCATCTTTGTGCTTTCTTCAATGCAGGTGCCGGTGTCTGTTTGCAGTGAAAAGTGTCCTCCAGGAACACGGAAAGTTCTCCAGAAAGGGAAACCTGTCTGCTGCTACGACTGTGTTCAGTGTGCTGAAGGCGAAATCAGCAATAACACAGGTGTTGTAAAATTTATTCCCGACTTTGACAAGAGTTCAGCTTTCTGATTTTCTGTGAATGAAAAGACCAAGTCCAAGTCACACAACAATTGTAAAAACGGGCCTAATTCGAACTAATTTACAAGAGCTTCCACTCTAAATCTATAATCCATGGGCAGTACCAAGGACATTCAGTCTTATGAAAAATATCTAGTAATCCATCTAATATTGAATATGGAataattagtgctgtcaattttaatcgcgattaatccattgaggtctgccaattgggtcaaagaaaagaactagaggataatagtgtttttttcctgacattgggactgatttatgaggattagattcttcattgcaattaatctcaactttaaaaaaagttaattgttgacagttctccatgaattaatcacgattaattgcgatcaatgcgattaaattgcgatcaatgcgattaaaactgacagcactaggaATAATATGAATATTCAATTCAATATATTCAATATGTGAGGGGATGCAgctgaaaaacataaatataaaatcattttgaataATATTTCCATGAAGATTATCCCATGAAATGTAATATATCTGTCAACTTTACTTTTCAGACTCTATTAACTGTGTGAGATGTCACCCTGAGTTCTGGCCAAATGAGAGAAGAGATGCCTGCATAAAGAAGGAGGCTGTGTTTCTATCATATGAAGAGATTATGGGCGCCCTGCTCACTGCAGCATCTTTATTTGGAACGTGCATGACTGCTGTTGtggctttcattttcttcagatACAGAAAAACTCCCATAGTCAGGGCCAACAACTCAGAgctgagcttcctgctgctcttctcttTGACTCTGTGCTTCCTGTGCTCTCTGACCTTCATCGGCCGGCCCTCCGAGTGGTCCTGCATGCTGAGACACACGGCGTTTGGCATCACCTTCGTCCTCTGTATCTCCTGTGTGCTGGGGAAGACTATGGTGGTGTTGATGGCCTTCAGGTCCACACTCCCAGGCAGTAATGTGATGAAATGGTTTGGGCCTGCACAGCAGAGACTCAGCGTCCTGGGTTTCACTCTGATACAAGTGATCATATGTGTCCTCTGGTTAACAATTTCTCCTCCTTTCCCTTTTAAGAATTTTAAGGAACTCAAAGACAAAATAATCTTGGAGTGTGCTCTGGGCTCACCTGTAGGTTTCTGGGCTGTTCTCGGCTACATTGGACTTTTGGCCATTTTGTGCTTCATCTTTGCTTTCCTGGCTCGGAAACTGCCTGATAATTTCAATGAAGCCAAATTCATCACCTTCAGCATGCTGATATTCTGTGCAGTGTGGATCACCTTCATCCCGGCTTATGTCAGCTCTCCTGGGAAGTTCAGTGTTGCTGTAGAGATTTTTGCTATTCTGGCTTCCAGCTATGGACTGCTGATTTGTATcttctttccaaaatgttacGTGATCTTACTGAAACCAGAgaagaacacaaaaaagaaTGTGATGGGGAAGGGGGCACGTGCAGCATCACCCTGAAAACTGAAAGCAATCTGTGAAAAAGACACATGTAACGGGAGTAAGATTTTTACATAACTATTTAACCACACTGTCaaataattaaatattaatgtttATCATCCTGCTTTCTTctgatttaattattttctgtcagtcaaagtcactTACGCAAATGGTAAATGCACTACTCTTATATAGTGCTTTCTTCACAGCATGAACAGAGCCCAacgcgctttacactgcattatcacattcacccattcacacgcaCATTCACACTCCAATGGAGGTGTGGTCATATCTTTTTCCAAGAACAAAGAGTGTGGTGTGCATCTCATAGGTAAACCACAGGAGTTGATCTAAGGATCCACTGGAAACCACTAATGACCGTAAACATTTACTTCCACTTACTAAATCAATAATCTGAATACTATGAAGGAAGCAAGccttataattattttttaagtcaTAACCTAAAACTTTTTTAGCTcatcaaaagtaatttttaCAATAAGTATTGATGAGGATATATATTCTGTGTCTTAGTGACAGATTTAATttgaaagcattttttaaattcCTGTTTTGGGCATAGTCAGCTCAAAGACAAtgtgaatatatttttattaaagaCAACATTTTCAGCTTTGATTTGGTATCAGACTGCACAAGAACTCTATTTCACATTGCTGGCTGGTTGAAGCCAAAATAGAACTAAAAGCAAATCTGATGAGAGTTTTTTACTGGGCATGACTGAATTTATAATATTACTGGCATTACAATCATGGATCATACATGTTATTACACTATTGGCATGCTATTAAATCATGGACTTTATTGCACTTTATTATCAAAAATTAAGGTGTTATTGGCAGATATTACAGTATTGgccattaaaacatttttcattgttgCAAGCTATTTCTATTTgtgcttttaaaatgtatttaaaagtaaaataaaatttgCGTATTTAAGTTGACAATAAAATTAATCAGTTTGATTTGACGATCTCACATATCTaaagattttgaaaataatattCCAATGCaacataaaaagacaaataaataaatgtatttcttaATGTGGTTATCTCCCACCCTGTCCGATTCATATTTCCAACGCTCTCCCAAAACGTATAAATACTGGAGCAAACAGTTTGGTTCCGGCAGACAGCATGACGTCCACACACAAGTGGCCCGAGCAGGGGTGGGCCCTTCTGCAGGTCCTGCTGGTGGCAACCTTCTCCCAGGCTGAGGAGCCAGTGTGCAGACACAGAGGGGATCCTGAAAGCCCTCAGCTGTTCAAGAGTGGAGACATTATGTTGGGGGGGATCTTATCtttccacagcagctggagagacagACAAGAAACCTACATGAACAAACCCAAGCCACTGCAATGCACCAGGTAAATTTCACCAGCACATAAAAAGTCTGATTCGCAAAATGTGTAGTGAATTATTTGCAAACCGAGAAGAGCAGTTTTTTATATTTGCTTTTGAAGTGTTACTTACATCTTGTCTGTAATATTATGACTGAATGATTTATTGACAGTGGagtagtttttatttcaggaagatattattttaatattttctcttctttattgTATGAATATAGTTTGAACTTTAGAGACTTCCAGTTTGCCCAGGCAATGCTTTTTGCCATTGAGGAGATTAATAACAGCACAGCTTTACTACCGGGAATCTCTCTGGGATACAAAATCTATGATATCTGTGGCTCCATAGCCAGAAGTGTGGGAGTTGCACTCGCCCTGGCTAACAGTAATGATGTTTCTTCTGCACTCCCAAAAGAACCATGCACCAAACCTGCTCAGGTTCAGGCCATAATCGGAGAGACTTCTTCCTCTCCTTGTATGGCAATAGCAACTGTTATCGGACCCCTTCAGATCCCACTGGTTGGTAATAACGATAAAAGTGAAATGGCATTTCATGAAACTGTTGGTCTGTTTTTATTCCCATGTTACTGAAGAGAATTATGTACAGTATAtgcattttttattctttctcttGTTATTTTAGATCAGCCACTTTGCCACATGTGCTTGTCTCAGTGATAAAACAAAATACCCATCCTTTCTCAGAACCATACCCAGCGACTACTACCAGAGCAGAGCCCTGGCTCAGCTCGTCAAACACTTTGGATGGACTTGGGTCGGAGCGATTAGATCAAACAATGATTATGGCAACAATGGCATGGCTACTTTCACTGAAACGGCACAGCAGCTGGGAATCTGTCTGGAATATTCTGTGTCCTTCTTCAGAACGGATCCAGCTGAGAAAATACAAACTATCATTGATATCATCAAGGCTTCCACCTCCAAGGTGATTGTGGCCTTTCTCTCCCTCATGGACATGGATGTTTTAATACATGAGTTGTCGCAGCACAACCTGACTGGGCGCCAGTGGGTTGGAACTGAGGCCTGGATATTTGACTCTCAAACAGCAGCAATGGATAAGCAACGTATCCTGGATGGGGCTATAGGTCTCTCCATCCCCAAAGCGCATGTTACTGGCTTCAAAGAGTTCATGTTGGACGTGAGGCCTCTAAATTTATCTGGCAATGAAATATTCACAAAGTTTTGGGAGAAGTCTTTTAACTGCAAATTCAAGCAGTCAAAGTCATCAGCAGGAGTTGACAGAGAGTGTACCGGACATGAAGATCTGACTGGAGTTGAAAACAGCTTCACTGATATGTCTCTGATGCCAATTATCAACAATGTCTATAAAGGAGTGTATGCTGTGGCTCATGCACTTCATAAAATACTCGACTGTAAAGAAACATGCAATAAAATCCTGAAACTAGATCCATTTATGGTGAGTTTGATCAAAACTTGACTATTCTGTGCATCAGGTCACTATTTCAATCTCATACATCTTAAAAGACATGAAAGTCtttcagaaaacagaatttattttttcttttttagattttGCAGCACATCAGTAACATTCGCTTCAAAACCAAGGAGGGGGATGAGGTTTACTTTAATGAAAACGGAGATCCTCCAGCAAAGTATGAAATAGTAAAttggaagagaagagaaaatgacAATGTGGACTTTGTCACAGTGGGACTTTATGATGCATCGCTGcctgcaggaaaacagctgATACTGCAAGACAACTCTTTAATCTGGGCACAGAATTCACATCATGTAAGCAGCCATTGCATTATCAACTGTTTTGACTCTGCACTGAgatcagtaaaaataaaaatgcacagaaaacacGAAATGAGCGTCTCACAGTGCTTTTTGTCCATGCAGGTGCCCGTGTCAGTTTGCAGTGAAAAGTGTCCTCCAGGAACACGGAAGGTTCTCCAGAAAGGAAAGCCTGTCTGCTGCTATGACTGTGTACAGTGTGCTGAAGGCGAAATCAGCAACAGTATAGGTGGATTACAAGTATAATTACATCAACAAAAAGAGGTTTCAGTAGAAATCACAAGATTATAATTGAATAATTCGAAGAAAGTTCATTCCAATTTCTAATCTAAATAATTAAATCATGATGCGTATTTAGAATACAGCGTATGAAGATAAATAGTTAAGAGTTTAgatattttatctgttttttcaATACTCCAACAAAGAGCACAATGGACTGGCTTCAAATTTTGATAgcaattttaaaaatgtcactgcATACCAATAACTTATGTTACACACTGTATTTATGATTTCCATGACTTTAAAGCCAAAAATGGAACAGAAATTGCTTGAAATCTGCATACAACAATTTA
The sequence above is a segment of the Salarias fasciatus chromosome 14, fSalaFa1.1, whole genome shotgun sequence genome. Coding sequences within it:
- the LOC115400749 gene encoding extracellular calcium-sensing receptor-like; this translates as MLFAIEEINNSTDLLPGISLGYKLYDSCGSIARSTRAALALANGNEIAYTPSEAPCVSPAQVQAIVGETSSSPSTAIATVIGPLNIPMISHFATCACLSDKTKYPSFLRTIPSDYHQSRALAHLVKHFGWTWVGAIRTNDDYGNNGMATFTETAQQLGICLEYSVPFYRTDSEDKIEKIIGIIKSSTSKVIVAFLSHKDMDVLIPELSQYNLTGYQWVGSESWIVDSQTAAIDKQHILDGAIGLSIPKAHVTGLKEFMLDVKPLNVSGSEMFTEFWETLFNCRLKQSESSAGADRECTGHEDLTGVQNSFTDMSLMPIFNNVYKGVYAVAHALHKILSCKKTCNNTVKLEPFTILQQIRKTNFKTKEGDEVYFNVNGDPPAKYEIVNWQPRENNIVDFVQVGLYDTTVPAGKQLNWQNKSLIWAQNSLEVPVSVCSEKCPPGTRKVLQKGKPVCCYDCVQCAEGEISNNTDSINCVRCHPEFWPNERRDACIKKEAVFLSYEEIMGALLTAASLFGTCMTAVVAFIFFRYRKTPIVRANNSELSFLLLFSLTLCFLCSLTFIGRPSEWSCMLRHTAFGITFVLCISCVLGKTMVVLMAFRSTLPGSNVMKWFGPAQQRLSVLGFTLIQVIICVLWLTISPPFPFKNFKELKDKIILECALGSPVGFWAVLGYIGLLAILCFIFAFLARKLPDNFNEAKFITFSMLIFCAVWITFIPAYVSSPGKFSVAVEIFAILASSYGLLICIFFPKCYVILLKPEKNTKKNVMGKGARAASP
- the LOC115400318 gene encoding extracellular calcium-sensing receptor-like, which codes for MLGGILSFHSSWRDRQETYMNKPKPLQCTSLNFRDFQFAQAMLFAIEEINNSTALLPGISLGYKIYDICGSIARSVGVALALANSNDVSSALPKEPCTKPAQVQAIIGETSSSPCMAIATVIGPLQIPLISHFATCACLSDKTKYPSFLRTIPSDYYQSRALAQLVKHFGWTWVGAIRSNNDYGNNGMATFTETAQQLGICLEYSVSFFRTDPAEKIQTIIDIIKASTSKVIVAFLSLMDMDVLIHELSQHNLTGRQWVGTEAWIFDSQTAAMDKQRILDGAIGLSIPKAHVTGFKEFMLDVRPLNLSGNEIFTKFWEKSFNCKFKQSKSSAGVDRECTGHEDLTGVENSFTDMSLMPIINNVYKGVYAVAHALHKILDCKETCNKILKLDPFMILQHISNIRFKTKEGDEVYFNENGDPPAKYEIVNWKRRENDNVDFVTVGLYDASLPAGKQLILQDNSLIWAQNSHHVPVSVCSEKCPPGTRKVLQKGKPVCCYDCVQCAEGEISNSIDSFTCVRCHPEFWSNERRDACIKKEAVFLSYEEIMGALLTAASLFGTCMTAAVAFIFFRYRKTPIVRANNSELSFLLLFSLTLCFLCSLTFIGRPSEWSCMLRHTAFGITFVLCISCVLGKTMVVLMAFRSTLPGSNVMKWFGPAQQRLSVLGFTLIQVIICVLWLTISPPFPFKNFTKLKDKIILECALGSPVGFWAVLGYIGLLAILCFIFAFLARKLPDNFNEAKFITFSMLIFCAVWITFIPAYVSSPGKFSVAVEIFAILASSFGLLICIFVPKCYVILLKPEKNTKKNIMGKGAQTSL